The following are encoded together in the Cyanobacterium aponinum PCC 10605 genome:
- a CDS encoding class I SAM-dependent methyltransferase, with translation MKHLNIIISVIFIFVFTLIMFASSLVYEPVQTTDNQYYEYRALHNRDGIGKYYLGREIAKVMGHQEFLWLERPSREAEEQPSKVIEALNLSPDDTIADIGAGSGYFSFRLAQKVPEGLVYAVDVQPEMIDIIDFLAEESPNLPVLPVLGSETSPNLPPESINFALMVDTYHEFNHPREMMENIVKALKPQGKVVLVEYRKENPLIMIKGVHKMSEKQVKKEMEAVGLKWLKTDEFLPQQHYLVFEK, from the coding sequence ATGAAACACTTAAATATCATTATCTCTGTTATCTTTATCTTTGTTTTTACCTTGATAATGTTCGCATCTTCCCTTGTTTACGAACCAGTACAGACAACAGATAATCAATACTATGAATATCGAGCATTACATAACAGGGATGGCATTGGCAAATATTATCTTGGTAGAGAAATAGCGAAGGTGATGGGGCATCAAGAATTTCTCTGGTTAGAGCGTCCGAGTAGAGAAGCAGAAGAACAACCCAGTAAAGTCATTGAAGCATTAAATCTCAGTCCTGACGATACCATAGCAGATATTGGAGCTGGTTCTGGGTATTTTAGTTTTCGCCTTGCCCAAAAAGTACCCGAAGGATTGGTTTATGCGGTGGATGTGCAACCTGAGATGATTGATATTATTGATTTCCTTGCGGAAGAATCCCCTAATTTACCCGTTTTGCCCGTGTTGGGTAGCGAAACTTCCCCTAATTTACCCCCAGAATCCATTAACTTTGCCCTGATGGTGGATACTTACCATGAATTTAATCATCCTAGAGAAATGATGGAAAACATAGTCAAAGCTCTTAAACCACAAGGAAAAGTAGTGTTAGTGGAATATCGTAAAGAAAATCCCTTGATTATGATTAAAGGGGTACATAAAATGAGTGAGAAACAGGTAAAAAAGGAAATGGAAGCTGTAGGATTAAAATGGTTAAAGACTGACGAATTTTTACCCCAACAACATTATTTAGTATTTGAGAAATGA
- a CDS encoding metal-sensing transcriptional repressor — protein MTTVFPENNPQQHKHSHNNNKQHHHGHIHSEESQRKIINRLSRIEGHVRGIKTMINEGRDCPEVLIQIAAIRGALDRVARLILDEHLSECITRAAEEGGIEEEIAALKSALDRFLPS, from the coding sequence ATGACCACAGTTTTCCCAGAAAATAATCCGCAACAACATAAACATTCTCACAACAATAATAAACAACATCATCACGGTCATATTCACAGCGAAGAATCTCAGCGTAAAATAATCAATCGTTTGTCTCGCATAGAAGGTCATGTCAGAGGAATAAAAACCATGATCAATGAAGGTAGAGATTGCCCTGAAGTTTTAATTCAAATTGCGGCAATTCGTGGGGCATTAGATAGAGTAGCAAGATTAATTTTGGATGAACATTTGAGCGAGTGTATTACTCGGGCAGCAGAAGAGGGAGGAATAGAAGAAGAAATAGCGGCTTTAAAATCAGCGCTCGATCGCTTTTTGCCTTCTTAA
- the rbsK gene encoding ribokinase, producing the protein MKKVIVFGSINMDLAVTVPYLPSKGETLTGNNFNLSGGGKGANQAIALSRLGVNTELVGRVGNDEFGKQLKETLTDNEVNHDHVIIDDNHPTGVAIITVEASGDNQIIVVSGANGAVNEQDLANLESLLPSASYLLLQLEIPLWIITEAIALAKKYNVKVILDPAPALRLGEDIYKELEIITPNLIEASQLLGYEVDNSETAQKAGDWFLDRGVKTVIITMGEKGVYCATKEQKYWVSTPSVTVVDTVGAGDAFNAGLTTALIEGHPLPIAIQWGVINGSLSVTKSGSQSAFAHRHEFDQALGQYELNLEIL; encoded by the coding sequence ATGAAAAAGGTTATAGTCTTTGGTAGCATCAACATGGATTTAGCTGTCACTGTTCCTTACTTACCATCTAAGGGTGAAACCTTAACAGGTAATAATTTTAATCTTAGCGGTGGCGGGAAAGGTGCTAATCAGGCGATCGCCCTCTCTCGTTTAGGAGTAAATACGGAGTTGGTTGGTAGGGTAGGAAATGATGAGTTCGGCAAACAATTAAAAGAAACCTTAACGGATAATGAAGTAAACCATGACCACGTTATTATTGATGACAACCACCCTACAGGAGTCGCAATCATTACCGTAGAAGCATCAGGGGATAATCAAATTATTGTGGTATCTGGTGCTAACGGTGCAGTTAATGAACAGGATTTAGCTAACCTTGAGTCTCTTTTACCCTCTGCTAGTTATTTATTGTTACAATTAGAAATTCCTCTTTGGATAATCACAGAAGCGATCGCCCTTGCCAAGAAATATAATGTAAAAGTGATATTAGATCCAGCACCGGCATTAAGGTTAGGAGAAGATATTTACAAGGAATTAGAGATAATTACACCCAATCTGATAGAAGCTAGTCAGTTGTTAGGATACGAGGTAGATAACTCAGAAACAGCCCAGAAAGCAGGTGATTGGTTCTTAGATAGAGGAGTAAAAACAGTAATTATCACAATGGGCGAGAAAGGAGTGTATTGTGCCACCAAAGAACAGAAATATTGGGTGAGTACACCATCAGTAACAGTGGTGGATACAGTAGGAGCAGGAGATGCTTTTAATGCAGGGCTAACAACAGCGTTAATAGAAGGTCACCCATTACCAATAGCAATACAATGGGGTGTAATTAACGGTAGTTTATCCGTTACGAAGTCAGGATCGCAATCAGCTTTTGCTCATCGTCACGAATTTGACCAAGCATTAGGGCAATATGAGTTAAACCTTGAGATTCTCTAA
- a CDS encoding glutathione binding-like protein, whose product MIELYYWATPNGHKITIFLEEAHLDYKIIPVNIAKGEQFNPDFLKISPNNRIPAIIDTEPTDKKESISIFESGAILLYLAQKTGKFLSSDIRQYAKTLEWLFWQVGGLGPMAGQNHHFGLYAPEKIPYAVDRYVKETNRLYGVLNKQLEGKDYIVGDYSIADMACYPWIVPYANQQQDITEFPHLEAWFKRMGEREGVIRAYKIAEQFKQPTVTEDSRSILFGQTASTIN is encoded by the coding sequence ATGATTGAACTATATTACTGGGCAACCCCTAACGGACATAAAATAACCATCTTTTTAGAAGAAGCCCATCTTGATTACAAAATTATCCCTGTCAATATTGCCAAAGGAGAGCAATTTAATCCAGATTTCCTCAAAATATCTCCTAATAATCGTATTCCAGCCATTATTGACACTGAGCCGACTGATAAAAAAGAATCCATTAGTATATTTGAATCAGGTGCTATATTACTTTATTTAGCTCAGAAAACAGGGAAGTTTCTATCTTCTGATATTAGACAATATGCTAAAACCCTGGAGTGGTTATTCTGGCAGGTAGGCGGACTTGGACCAATGGCAGGACAAAACCATCACTTTGGTTTATATGCTCCCGAAAAAATACCCTATGCAGTAGATCGCTATGTCAAAGAAACTAATCGATTATATGGGGTATTGAATAAACAATTAGAAGGAAAAGATTATATTGTAGGAGATTATTCCATTGCCGATATGGCTTGTTATCCTTGGATAGTGCCTTATGCTAATCAACAACAGGATATAACCGAATTTCCCCATTTAGAAGCATGGTTTAAACGCATGGGGGAAAGAGAGGGAGTGATAAGGGCGTACAAAATAGCAGAACAATTTAAACAACCCACTGTCACCGAAGACAGTAGAAGTATTCTGTTTGGACAAACTGCTTCAACTATTAATTAA
- the crtB gene encoding 15-cis-phytoene synthase CrtB, which produces MLQLPKKLQPKQPLASLEESYEYCRQVTAKYSKTFYLGTLLMPKEKRSAIWAIYVWCRRTDELVDGPQAKLTTPETLDLWEQQLESVFAGQPIDDPDVALVDTLKRYPMDIQPFKDMIAGQRMDLYRNRYETFNDLYLYCYRVAGTVGLMSSAVLGIDNSYKNAPWYDKTVYIPEKEAIALGIANQLTNILRDVGEDIGRGRIYLPLEDLERFNYTQEDLFNKVIDERWYDLMKFQINRAKEYYQQAESGIKALNPDGRWPVWSALMLYQGILDVIAKNNYDVFNRRAFVPTPNKIIYLPVAWLRAQAL; this is translated from the coding sequence ATGCTGCAACTGCCTAAAAAATTACAACCAAAACAACCTCTTGCCAGTTTGGAAGAATCTTATGAATATTGTCGTCAAGTTACGGCGAAATATTCTAAAACTTTTTATTTGGGTACATTACTAATGCCTAAAGAAAAAAGAAGTGCTATTTGGGCTATTTATGTTTGGTGTCGTCGTACAGATGAACTGGTAGATGGACCTCAAGCCAAATTGACAACCCCTGAAACTCTTGATTTGTGGGAACAACAACTAGAGTCCGTATTTGCAGGGCAACCTATAGATGATCCAGATGTGGCTTTGGTGGATACCCTGAAACGTTATCCGATGGATATTCAACCTTTTAAGGATATGATTGCGGGTCAAAGAATGGATCTTTATCGTAATCGTTATGAAACTTTTAATGATTTATATCTCTATTGTTATCGAGTCGCTGGGACTGTAGGTCTAATGTCTTCTGCTGTACTGGGAATTGATAACTCTTATAAAAATGCCCCTTGGTATGATAAAACCGTATATATACCTGAAAAAGAAGCGATCGCGCTTGGTATTGCCAATCAATTAACCAATATTCTCCGAGACGTTGGGGAAGATATTGGCAGAGGAAGAATTTATCTACCGTTGGAAGATTTAGAAAGATTTAATTATACTCAAGAGGATTTATTCAATAAAGTCATCGATGAGCGTTGGTATGACTTAATGAAATTCCAAATCAACCGTGCTAAAGAATATTATCAACAAGCAGAGAGCGGAATCAAAGCCCTTAATCCTGATGGAAGATGGCCTGTTTGGTCTGCTTTAATGTTATATCAGGGAATTCTCGATGTTATCGCCAAAAATAATTACGATGTATTTAACCGTCGAGCTTTTGTTCCTACTCCCAATAAGATAATATATCTTCCTGTTGCATGGTTGAGAGCACAAGCACTTTGA
- a CDS encoding SPFH domain-containing protein, with amino-acid sequence MEQLFILVFLVGSALFSSVKIVNEKNEYLVERLGSYNKKLSPGLNFVIPFLDNVVYKDTIRDKILDVPPQSCITKDNVAITVDAVVYWRIVDMVKAYYKIENLQSGMENLVLTQIRAEIGKLELDETFVARSEINSVLLRELDIATDPWGVKVLRVELKDITPSPAVQQSMEQQMAAERKKRASILNSEGERDSAINSAKGSAEAKILEAESMKKASIMEAEARKQQQILQAQATAEALQIIVDQVKNDPQAQTALQFLLTQQYLEMGKVIGSSDSSKVMFIDPNNILSTLNGISSIIDNDNQLTKFSAPIIKENKSS; translated from the coding sequence ATGGAACAGTTATTTATTTTAGTCTTTTTAGTCGGCTCTGCTTTATTTAGTAGTGTTAAAATTGTCAATGAAAAAAACGAATACTTAGTAGAACGTTTAGGAAGTTATAACAAGAAACTTTCTCCCGGACTGAATTTTGTTATCCCTTTTTTAGATAATGTAGTTTATAAAGATACTATTCGAGATAAAATTTTGGATGTTCCTCCTCAATCTTGTATAACGAAAGATAATGTTGCTATTACGGTTGATGCAGTCGTTTATTGGCGTATTGTTGACATGGTGAAAGCCTATTATAAAATTGAAAATTTACAGTCAGGGATGGAAAATCTCGTTCTAACCCAAATTAGGGCTGAAATTGGCAAGTTAGAATTAGATGAAACCTTTGTGGCTCGTTCAGAAATAAATAGTGTACTACTGAGAGAATTAGATATTGCGACTGATCCTTGGGGAGTTAAAGTTTTAAGAGTGGAGTTAAAAGATATTACCCCATCTCCGGCAGTACAACAATCTATGGAGCAACAGATGGCAGCAGAGAGAAAAAAAAGAGCGTCGATTTTAAACTCTGAGGGAGAGAGAGATTCCGCCATTAATTCTGCTAAGGGTAGTGCAGAAGCGAAAATATTAGAAGCCGAGTCTATGAAAAAAGCCTCGATTATGGAAGCGGAGGCAAGAAAACAACAGCAAATACTTCAAGCCCAAGCAACGGCAGAAGCATTACAAATTATTGTAGATCAAGTAAAAAACGATCCTCAAGCCCAAACAGCATTACAATTTCTGTTAACCCAACAGTATTTAGAAATGGGTAAGGTTATCGGTAGCAGTGATAGTAGTAAAGTTATGTTTATAGACCCTAATAATATTCTTTCTACTCTCAATGGTATTAGTTCCATCATTGACAACGATAATCAATTAACAAAGTTTTCAGCTCCTATAATCAAAGAAAATAAATCATCCTAA
- the miaB gene encoding tRNA (N6-isopentenyl adenosine(37)-C2)-methylthiotransferase MiaB, with translation MNQEKRLYNITTFGCQMNKADSERMAGILENMGFEFTEDPNQAKVLVYNTCTIRDNAEQKVYSYLGRQAKRKHQEPDLTLVVAGCVAQQEGEQLLRRVPELDLVMGPQHANRLDSLLEQVFAGNQIVATEPIHIYEDITKPRRESEVSAWVNIIYGCNERCSYCVVPNVRGVEQSRTPEAIKAEIEELAKQGYKEITLLGQNIDAYGRDLPGVTETGRHKHTLTDLLYYIHDIEGIERIRFATSHPRYFTERLIKACYELPKVCEHFHIPFQSGDNEILKAMKRGYTHERYRDIIAKIREYMPDAAISADAIVGFPGETEEQFQNTLKLVEDIGFDQLNTAAYSPRPNTPAAEWENQIDEQEKSDRLQRLNHLVAIKAGERSLRYQDRIEEVLVEDINPKDTTQVMGRTRGNRLTFFAGNLAELKGKVVSVKITEVRAFSLTGNALSLATV, from the coding sequence ATGAACCAAGAAAAACGTCTATACAATATTACAACCTTTGGTTGTCAGATGAACAAAGCCGATTCAGAAAGAATGGCTGGAATACTAGAGAATATGGGTTTTGAGTTTACAGAAGATCCCAATCAAGCAAAAGTTTTAGTCTATAATACTTGTACCATTAGAGATAATGCGGAACAAAAAGTATATTCTTATTTAGGCAGACAGGCAAAGAGAAAACATCAAGAACCTGATTTAACTTTAGTTGTGGCTGGATGTGTGGCACAACAGGAAGGAGAGCAGTTATTAAGACGTGTGCCTGAATTAGACTTGGTTATGGGACCTCAACACGCTAATCGTTTAGATAGTCTCTTAGAACAAGTGTTTGCAGGAAACCAAATTGTTGCCACCGAACCCATACACATTTATGAAGATATTACTAAACCCCGTCGAGAAAGTGAAGTTTCTGCATGGGTAAATATTATTTATGGTTGTAATGAAAGATGTAGTTACTGCGTAGTCCCAAATGTTAGGGGTGTAGAGCAATCGAGAACTCCTGAAGCCATAAAAGCGGAGATTGAGGAGTTAGCCAAGCAAGGTTATAAGGAAATTACTCTTTTAGGTCAAAATATTGATGCTTATGGGCGTGATTTACCCGGGGTAACAGAAACGGGCAGACATAAACACACTTTGACAGATTTACTTTACTATATCCATGACATAGAAGGTATAGAGCGTATTCGTTTTGCCACTTCTCATCCTCGTTATTTTACGGAACGTTTGATTAAGGCTTGTTATGAATTGCCTAAAGTCTGTGAGCATTTTCATATTCCTTTTCAATCGGGAGATAACGAAATTCTTAAGGCAATGAAACGAGGTTATACCCATGAACGTTATCGGGATATTATCGCTAAAATTCGTGAGTATATGCCTGATGCGGCAATTAGTGCCGATGCGATCGTTGGTTTCCCGGGTGAAACAGAGGAACAATTCCAAAATACCCTAAAATTGGTAGAGGATATTGGTTTTGATCAACTGAACACTGCGGCTTATTCTCCACGCCCTAATACTCCTGCGGCTGAATGGGAAAATCAGATTGATGAACAGGAAAAAAGCGATCGCCTCCAAAGATTAAATCATTTAGTCGCCATTAAAGCAGGGGAAAGATCCTTGAGATACCAAGATCGCATTGAAGAAGTATTGGTAGAGGATATAAACCCTAAAGATACCACTCAAGTGATGGGTAGAACTAGAGGTAATCGTTTAACCTTTTTTGCCGGAAATTTAGCAGAATTGAAAGGCAAAGTTGTATCGGTGAAAATTACTGAAGTTCGAGCTTTCAGTTTAACAGGTAATGCTTTATCTTTAGCTACTGTTTAA
- a CDS encoding GNAT family N-acetyltransferase: MQPEIIIGDYQQLKTECNLIRYRVFVIEQNVPETLELDDRDSICIHLLLKLNNYYIGTGRIDLQQQGKIGRLAVLPSFRNKGYGQIILHNLELVARENQLNSVWLNAQKQSLNFYLKSGYNTISDEFLEANIPHLKMIKYFSD; this comes from the coding sequence ATGCAACCGGAGATTATTATTGGTGATTATCAACAGTTAAAAACAGAGTGTAATTTAATTCGTTATCGTGTTTTTGTAATTGAGCAAAATGTTCCTGAAACTTTAGAGTTAGATGATAGAGATTCAATTTGTATTCATTTACTTTTAAAACTCAATAATTATTATATTGGCACAGGAAGAATTGATTTACAACAACAAGGAAAAATAGGAAGGTTAGCTGTTTTACCATCTTTTAGAAATAAAGGTTATGGTCAAATTATTCTGCATAATTTAGAGTTAGTAGCAAGAGAGAATCAATTAAATTCTGTTTGGCTTAATGCTCAAAAACAATCTCTTAATTTCTATTTAAAATCTGGTTATAACACTATCAGTGATGAATTTTTAGAAGCTAATATCCCTCATCTAAAAATGATTAAATACTTTTCTGATTAA
- a CDS encoding NfeD family protein: protein MSSPLVWLIIGCILCLMEFIFPTAFVELMMGLSAIIIAGLALIIPYNNLLIVLWMVLSVLLIYFAKKYLEPKKKDPLLLEGNEGITITAIEAGKTGRVMYEGSLWLAICSDETMKIPPDEKVFIVSREGNILSVLPRKLL from the coding sequence ATGTCATCTCCATTAGTTTGGTTAATAATTGGCTGTATTCTCTGCTTAATGGAGTTTATTTTTCCTACTGCTTTTGTGGAATTAATGATGGGTTTAAGTGCGATTATTATAGCCGGTTTAGCTTTAATTATCCCATACAATAATTTATTGATTGTTCTTTGGATGGTTCTTTCTGTTCTTTTAATCTATTTTGCTAAAAAATATCTTGAACCGAAGAAAAAAGACCCTTTGTTACTTGAAGGAAATGAAGGAATTACCATAACTGCGATCGAAGCTGGAAAAACAGGTCGGGTAATGTATGAAGGTAGTTTGTGGCTTGCTATTTGCAGTGATGAAACTATGAAAATTCCTCCTGACGAAAAAGTTTTTATTGTTAGTAGGGAAGGAAATATATTATCTGTTTTGCCGAGAAAATTACTATAA
- a CDS encoding SufE family protein, translating to MSSNTHSRPEKLDKIVQKFKRRDNPKQKYEQLLWYAQKLEPMPETEKTPENKVSGCVSQVYITSTLDQGKIFYQGDSDAQLVKGLVAFLIAGLNGLTPQEIITLTPDFIEETGLQVSLTPSRANGFINIFKKMQQQAIFLSH from the coding sequence ATGTCATCGAATACTCATAGCCGACCCGAGAAATTAGATAAAATTGTACAAAAATTTAAACGCCGTGATAATCCTAAGCAAAAATATGAGCAGTTATTATGGTATGCCCAAAAATTAGAACCCATGCCAGAAACGGAAAAAACCCCAGAAAATAAAGTATCTGGTTGCGTTTCTCAGGTATATATTACCTCCACTCTTGACCAAGGAAAAATATTTTATCAAGGAGATTCCGATGCACAATTAGTAAAAGGATTGGTGGCTTTTTTAATTGCTGGTTTAAATGGTTTAACTCCTCAAGAAATTATTACCCTCACTCCAGATTTTATCGAAGAAACAGGACTCCAAGTTAGTCTCACCCCTTCTCGTGCCAATGGTTTTATTAACATTTTCAAAAAGATGCAACAACAAGCTATTTTTCTCAGCCATTAG
- a CDS encoding cupin domain-containing protein: MINPDNLFDNIPSLVEGEDFSELLNCRNVVIERIVSSKNPDNKVYCQEQDEWVILIKGKAQLRIKDDIVNLKAGDYLFIPAMTPHQVLTTSNNCLWLAIHIY; this comes from the coding sequence ATGATTAACCCAGACAATTTATTCGACAACATCCCTTCTTTAGTTGAGGGTGAAGATTTCTCTGAACTGCTCAACTGCCGTAACGTTGTCATTGAGAGAATTGTTAGTAGCAAAAACCCCGATAATAAGGTTTATTGTCAGGAACAAGACGAATGGGTAATACTGATTAAAGGAAAGGCACAGCTAAGAATTAAGGATGATATTGTTAACTTGAAAGCAGGGGATTATCTCTTTATTCCTGCTATGACTCCCCATCAAGTCCTTACCACTTCTAATAATTGTCTATGGTTAGCAATACATATTTATTAG